TCGACGCGATTCGCGTGCGCACCGGCGAGACCGAGATCGAGATCGTGCGCCGCGACCCCGCCGTCCACGCGCCGCCCCCGATCGCCTACGCCCAGCCGGTCGCCGCGAGCGGGGCGCCGGCGGCGGGCGCGCTGCCGCCCGGCGGCGGTGAGCTTCCCGCGGCGGCCCGCGGGCCGGGGCCGAACGTGCGCGTCGTGACCGCGCCGCTGGTCGGGGTCTTCTACCGTTCCGCGGCGCCCGGCGCCGATCCGTTCGTCGAGGTCGGCAGCCGCGTCCAAGTCGGGGACGCGCTGTGCATCCTCGAAGCGATGAAGCTGATGAACGAGATCAACACCGACCACGCCGGCGTGGTCGCGAACATCCTGGTCGACAACGGCGAGCTGGTCTCGCTCGGCCAGGAGCTGTTCTGGATCGAACCGTGACGGCGTACACCGGCCGCCGCGGCTTCGAAGAGCTGCTCGCCGACCGCAAAGGCCAACTTGAAAAGCCACACTACGAGGAGCAGGTGAGCGCGATCGTCGCCGCGCTGACCGGCGCGTTTCGCAACGGCAACAAAGTGCTGTGGTTCGGGAACGGCGGGAGCGCCGCCGACGCGCAACATCTCGCGGCGGAGTTCAGCGGGCGGTTTCTGCGCGAGCGCGGCGGGCTGCCGTCGGAAGCGTTGACGGTGAACACGTCGGCGGTGACCGCGATCGCGAACGACTTCGGCTACGAGCAGCTCTTCGCGCGGATGGTCGAGGCGCTGGCGAAGCCGGGCGACGTCGTGGTCGGGATCACGACGAGCGGCACCTCGAAGAACGTCGTGCGCGGTTTGGAGGCGGCCAAGAAGCTCGGCGCGACGACGGTCGCGTTCACCGGCAACGGCGGCGGCACGGTCGCGGAGATCGCCGATCTGGTCTTGCTCGGCCCCGACGGATACAG
The sequence above is a segment of the Candidatus Eremiobacterota bacterium genome. Coding sequences within it:
- the accB gene encoding acetyl-CoA carboxylase biotin carboxyl carrier protein, which codes for MEQDEASRVRALGEIAAEFDLDAIRVRTGETEIEIVRRDPAVHAPPPIAYAQPVAASGAPAAGALPPGGGELPAAARGPGPNVRVVTAPLVGVFYRSAAPGADPFVEVGSRVQVGDALCILEAMKLMNEINTDHAGVVANILVDNGELVSLGQELFWIEP
- a CDS encoding SIS domain-containing protein, with translation MLADRKGQLEKPHYEEQVSAIVAALTGAFRNGNKVLWFGNGGSAADAQHLAAEFSGRFLRERGGLPSEALTVNTSAVTAIANDFGYEQLFARMVEALAKPGDVVVGITTSGTSKNVVRGLEAAKKLGATTVAFTGNGGGTVAEIADLVLLGPDGYSAIVQEVHITMGHIICDLVEQELLFA